Part of the Deltaproteobacteria bacterium genome is shown below.
CTACCTGGTCGGCGCCTTCCTCGAGCTCGGGCGCGCCGCGCCGGCCGCGGTGAGCGAGCGCCACCAGGCCCTCAAGGCCCGCCTGCCCCAGGATCCCCGGGGCAACCTCGGCCAGGTGGAGCGGGACGCGCTCGCGCCTTCCGGATGGGCGGCGCGAGAGCGCTTCTACGCCCGCTGCGAGGAGATCGCCCTGGCCAGCGATCCCGGAGATCGGCTCCTGCGCTGGGCCCCGGTGGAGTATCGGGCCGCCGAGCCCGCGTGGCAGGCGGAGGTCGATCGTCTGGCCGCGGCCCTGGGCCTCGAGTCCCGGGCGCTGGGCATCGGCGACGCCGGTCTGGGGGTGCGGGTGCTGCCGGACGCCGGGGTGGTGGTCGTGGGCTCCGACCTGCTCCGCGACCGGGCCGCCGCGGAGGCGCGCTTCACCCTGGCCTTCGCCCTCTCCATGGCCTCCCCCGGCCGCCGCTGGGCCAGCGCGACCCGCGACCCCCTCGCCGGGCTGGTGTCGCTGCGGCGGTGGGCGGCGCAGGAGGCCAACGAGGTCGAGGCCGCCGGGCTCCAGGCCCGCCTCGGCGAGAGCGCGCAGCAGGAGCTCCAGCGCGTGCTCCCGTCCTCGCCCCCCGAGCCGCGGATCGATCTCACCACCTGCGTGGTCCTCTCCTCCCTGCTCGGCCTGGCCGTCGCCGGCGACGTCATCGGCGGCCTGAGCGCGGCGATGCGCCTGGTGGCGCCCGGCGTGCCGCTGCCGGCGGACATGGCCTCCCTCGGCGCGCTGGTCAGCGACCGACCCCTCCTCGGACGGGTCCTTGGGCTCGTGCACGGCGAGCCCTTCCTGGCGGCCCGGCGGGCGCTGGGCCTGGCCATCGTGGATTGACAGGCGGGTCGAGCGCCTCCTACCTTGCCCGCGCCCATGTATCTCGGTCGCGTCATCGGCAACTGCGTCGCCACTCGGAAGGTCCCGGGCCTGGAGGGCAAGAAGCTCCTCCTGGTCCAGCCCCTCGATCCCAGGGGGGAGCCCCAGGGCACCGCCGAGGTGGCGGTGGACACGGTCCAGGCCGGCCTCGGCGACCACGTGTACCTGGTGGGAAGCCGGGAGGCGGCGGTGGCCCTCGACCCCTGGTTCGTTCCGGTCGACGCCGCGATCGTCGGGATCGTCGACTCGGTGGACGCCAGCTACGAGGGCGGCGGCCCCGATCCCTTCGTCCGGGGTTCCGGCGAGTGAAGCTCTGCCGCGTCCTGGGGCCGGTGGTGGCC
Proteins encoded:
- a CDS encoding EutN/CcmL family microcompartment protein; amino-acid sequence: MYLGRVIGNCVATRKVPGLEGKKLLLVQPLDPRGEPQGTAEVAVDTVQAGLGDHVYLVGSREAAVALDPWFVPVDAAIVGIVDSVDASYEGGGPDPFVRGSGE